Proteins encoded together in one Flavobacterium keumense window:
- a CDS encoding glutamine synthetase III encodes MPTLRFQALREASSRKPIHFEETEKKSVIFGSNVFNQKAMKQFLTSEAYKAVQGAIQHGTKIDRKIADYVAMGMKEWALSKGVTHYTHWFQPLTGTTAEKHDAFFETSFDGGDSVEKFGGAQLVQQEPDASSFPNGGIRNTFEARGYTAWDPTSPAFIFGTTLCIPTVFISYTGEALDYKTPLLRALTVMDDAATEVCRYFDKNVKKVTATLGWEQEYFLIDRSLAKSRPDLMMTGRTLLGHTSAKGQQLDDHYFGSIPTRALTYMRDLEQECMLLGIPVKTRHNEVAPNQFEVAPIFEETNLAVDHNCLLMDVMEKVAERHDLKVLLHEKPFKGVNGSGKHNNWSLATDTGVNLLSPSKTPMSNLQFLTFFINTIKAVNDNETLLRASIASASNDHRLGANEAPPAIISVFIGESLSKVLAELEGVTTGKLSPEEKTDLKLNVVGKIPDLMLDNTDRNRTSPFAFTGNKFEFRAVGSSANCSNAMTTLNAIVAKQLRDFKVEVDRLIEDKGMKKDDAIFNVLREYIKQSKKILFEGDGYSEAWEKEAAKRGLSNYKTTPEALKARASKQALDLFSELGIMNHVEVEARYEIELEEYTKKIQIEGRVLGDIARNHVIPTAIRYQNTLIENVRGLKEIFGKDFESVSKEQIAIIKQISAHIEGINTKVDEMTDERKKANSLTDAQAMAEAYCNKVKPYFDIIRNHCDKLELLVDNELWTLTKYRELLFTK; translated from the coding sequence ATGCCAACATTACGTTTTCAAGCTTTAAGAGAAGCATCTAGTAGGAAACCAATTCATTTTGAGGAAACTGAAAAAAAATCAGTCATTTTTGGTTCTAATGTATTTAATCAAAAAGCGATGAAACAATTCTTGACCTCTGAAGCTTATAAAGCAGTTCAAGGTGCTATTCAACACGGAACCAAAATAGATAGAAAAATTGCCGATTATGTGGCTATGGGAATGAAAGAATGGGCTTTATCAAAAGGTGTAACTCACTATACGCACTGGTTTCAACCATTGACAGGAACTACTGCAGAGAAACACGATGCTTTTTTTGAAACTTCATTTGATGGAGGTGATTCAGTAGAAAAATTTGGAGGAGCGCAATTAGTTCAACAAGAACCGGATGCATCAAGTTTTCCAAATGGTGGAATTAGAAATACCTTTGAAGCAAGGGGATATACTGCTTGGGATCCAACCTCTCCAGCCTTTATTTTTGGTACTACTTTGTGTATTCCAACCGTATTTATTTCCTATACAGGTGAAGCTCTAGATTATAAAACACCATTATTACGCGCCTTGACCGTTATGGATGATGCTGCTACAGAAGTGTGTAGGTATTTTGATAAAAACGTAAAAAAAGTAACGGCTACTTTAGGTTGGGAGCAAGAATACTTTTTAATCGATCGTTCTTTAGCTAAATCCCGTCCTGATTTGATGATGACGGGTAGAACGTTGTTAGGACATACCTCTGCCAAAGGACAACAATTAGACGATCATTATTTTGGGTCTATTCCTACACGTGCTTTGACGTATATGAGAGATTTAGAGCAAGAATGTATGTTGTTAGGAATCCCCGTTAAAACACGTCATAATGAGGTAGCTCCAAATCAATTTGAAGTTGCACCTATCTTTGAAGAAACCAATTTAGCAGTAGATCATAACTGTTTGCTGATGGATGTGATGGAAAAAGTTGCAGAGAGACATGATTTAAAAGTTTTACTACATGAAAAACCGTTTAAAGGAGTAAATGGATCAGGAAAACACAATAACTGGTCTTTAGCTACAGATACTGGGGTGAACTTATTGAGCCCAAGTAAAACTCCAATGAGTAATTTACAGTTTTTGACTTTCTTTATCAATACAATTAAAGCGGTTAATGATAACGAAACCTTATTGAGAGCTTCTATTGCTTCAGCAAGTAATGATCATCGATTGGGAGCCAATGAAGCACCGCCTGCAATTATTTCTGTTTTTATAGGCGAATCATTGTCAAAAGTATTGGCTGAATTAGAAGGGGTTACAACTGGAAAATTATCTCCTGAAGAAAAAACAGATTTAAAATTGAATGTGGTAGGTAAAATTCCAGATTTAATGTTGGATAATACCGATAGAAATAGAACGTCACCTTTTGCATTTACCGGAAATAAATTTGAGTTTAGAGCAGTAGGTTCTTCTGCCAATTGTTCCAATGCTATGACCACTTTGAATGCTATTGTAGCGAAACAATTGCGTGATTTTAAAGTGGAAGTAGATAGATTGATTGAGGATAAAGGCATGAAAAAAGACGATGCTATTTTCAATGTTTTGAGAGAATACATCAAGCAATCTAAAAAAATCTTATTTGAAGGCGATGGATACAGCGAGGCTTGGGAAAAAGAAGCGGCCAAAAGAGGGTTGAGTAATTACAAAACGACTCCAGAAGCTTTAAAAGCTAGAGCGTCTAAACAAGCCTTGGATTTATTCTCGGAACTTGGAATTATGAATCATGTTGAGGTAGAGGCACGCTATGAAATCGAGTTGGAAGAATACACTAAAAAAATCCAAATTGAAGGCCGTGTTTTAGGAGATATAGCTCGTAATCATGTGATTCCAACCGCAATTCGTTACCAAAATACCTTGATTGAAAATGTTCGTGGTTTGAAAGAAATCTTTGGAAAAGATTTTGAAAGTGTTTCTAAAGAGCAAATCGCTATTATCAAACAAATTTCAGCTCATATAGAAGGAATTAACACCAAGGTGGATGAAATGACTGATGAAAGAAAAAAAGCAAATAGTTTGACAGATGCTCAAGCAATGGCTGAAGCCTATTGCAATAAGGTAAAACCGTATTTTGATATCATTAGAAATCATTGTGACAAATTAGAATTGTTAGTCGATAACGAATTATGGACGCTGACAAAATACAGAGAATTATTGTTCACAAAATAG
- a CDS encoding glutamine synthetase beta-grasp domain-containing protein, producing the protein MAKIKLEYIWLDGYEPTQNLRSKTKVEEHENFQGTLAEIGNWSFDGSSTRQAEGGSSDCLLVPVAIYPDPDRKNGYLVMCEVMYADGTPHPSNGRATIDDEDDDFWFGFEQEYFIMDTKTQLPLGFPVGGYPAPQGMYYCSVGGKNTHGRKLVEEHADLCIAAGINFEGINQEVACGQWEFQLFAKGAKKAGDEIWIARYLLDRLTEKYGYYIEYHPKPLGDTDWNGSGMHANFSNSTLRTCGSKETYEKICEAFRPVTKEHIAVYGAYNEQRLTGKHETASINDFSYGVSDRGCSIRIPLMTVQKGWKGWLEDRRPASNGDPYKIAARIIKTVKSAL; encoded by the coding sequence ATGGCTAAAATTAAATTAGAATACATTTGGTTAGATGGTTATGAGCCAACTCAAAACCTTAGAAGTAAAACTAAAGTAGAGGAGCATGAAAATTTCCAAGGAACTTTAGCAGAAATTGGAAACTGGTCATTTGACGGTTCTTCCACCAGACAAGCTGAAGGAGGTTCTTCAGATTGTTTATTAGTTCCTGTTGCTATTTATCCTGATCCTGACCGTAAGAACGGCTACTTAGTAATGTGTGAAGTTATGTATGCTGACGGAACTCCTCATCCTTCTAATGGTAGAGCTACTATCGATGATGAAGATGATGATTTCTGGTTTGGTTTTGAGCAAGAATACTTCATCATGGATACAAAAACTCAATTACCTTTAGGATTTCCTGTAGGAGGATACCCTGCACCACAAGGTATGTACTATTGTTCAGTTGGAGGAAAAAATACTCACGGAAGAAAACTAGTAGAAGAGCATGCTGACTTATGTATTGCTGCTGGAATCAACTTCGAAGGAATTAACCAAGAAGTAGCTTGTGGACAATGGGAATTCCAATTATTTGCTAAAGGAGCTAAAAAAGCAGGAGACGAAATCTGGATTGCTAGATATTTATTAGATCGTTTAACTGAGAAATACGGTTACTATATTGAATACCACCCAAAACCACTTGGTGATACTGACTGGAATGGTTCTGGTATGCATGCTAACTTCTCTAATTCAACTTTAAGAACTTGTGGTTCAAAAGAAACGTACGAGAAAATTTGTGAAGCTTTCCGTCCTGTTACAAAAGAGCACATTGCTGTTTATGGTGCTTATAATGAACAACGTTTGACAGGTAAACACGAAACTGCATCTATCAACGACTTCTCTTACGGAGTTTCTGACAGAGGTTGTTCAATCCGTATTCCATTAATGACCGTTCAAAAAGGTTGGAAAGGTTGGTTGGAAGATAGAAGACCAGCTTCCAATGGAGACCCTTACAAAATTGCTGCTAGAATTATCAAAACTGTAAAATCAGCTTTGTAA
- a CDS encoding DUF1543 domain-containing protein has product MTQDLKLYMVMLGCTPEGRYTEQHDIFFGIGNSLKELIPQMDAFWPEAKGKFHIDAWREVTTVDNFSISIGTKKTIENSRKLFFINLGGYKENEFEEYHYKTLTVAESLGLAAKVAKATTFYKHFSFEGATSHIDDKYGIDVDEIYNVDDILAPIFKEKYSIQITPSETTLEEDILHIGYLKIDKI; this is encoded by the coding sequence ATGACACAAGACTTAAAATTATATATGGTCATGCTAGGATGTACTCCCGAAGGCCGATATACCGAACAACACGATATTTTTTTTGGAATAGGAAATTCTTTAAAAGAATTAATCCCCCAAATGGATGCTTTTTGGCCTGAAGCTAAAGGAAAATTTCATATTGATGCTTGGCGCGAAGTAACAACCGTTGATAATTTTTCTATTTCTATCGGAACTAAAAAAACAATCGAGAACAGTAGAAAATTATTCTTTATTAATTTAGGAGGCTACAAAGAAAATGAATTTGAAGAATACCATTATAAAACATTGACGGTAGCCGAAAGTTTAGGTCTTGCAGCTAAAGTAGCTAAAGCTACTACGTTCTATAAACATTTTAGCTTTGAAGGTGCTACTTCCCACATTGATGATAAATATGGCATTGACGTAGATGAAATTTACAATGTAGATGACATTTTAGCTCCAATTTTTAAGGAGAAGTATTCCATACAAATTACCCCTTCTGAAACAACTTTAGAAGAAGACATACTTCATATTGGCTATTTAAAGATTGACAAGATTTAA
- the purU gene encoding formyltetrahydrofolate deformylase: MQRITILIHCEDQKSIIATVTNYIASIEGNITYLDQHVDADENVFFMRLECEFNAKDWDLTSIKSHFETHLANPFNMNWEIYSQDQKPRMALFISKYDHCLYDILGRYSAGELNLEIPLIISNHEDLRSVAERFEIPFEYVPFTKEIKAQGEQQQLDLLAKYDIDFVVLARYMQIITPRIIAAYKNKIINIHHSFLPAFPGAKPYHSAFKRGVKIIGATSHYVTEELDEGPIIEQDITRVSHSHSIEDFIMKGRDLERMVLARAIKLHAERKTIVYNNKTVVFA; the protein is encoded by the coding sequence ATGCAACGAATTACGATACTTATTCACTGCGAAGACCAAAAATCGATTATTGCCACAGTAACCAATTATATTGCCTCGATTGAAGGAAATATCACCTACTTAGACCAACACGTAGATGCGGATGAAAATGTGTTTTTTATGCGTTTAGAATGTGAGTTTAACGCTAAAGATTGGGATTTAACATCCATAAAATCTCATTTTGAAACCCATTTAGCCAATCCCTTTAACATGAATTGGGAAATTTATTCACAGGACCAAAAGCCCCGTATGGCGTTATTTATATCAAAATACGACCACTGTTTGTATGATATTTTAGGTCGCTATAGTGCTGGTGAATTGAATCTTGAAATTCCGTTAATTATCAGTAACCACGAAGATTTAAGATCAGTAGCTGAACGTTTTGAAATTCCGTTTGAATACGTTCCGTTTACAAAAGAAATTAAAGCGCAAGGAGAACAACAGCAATTGGATTTATTAGCAAAATATGACATCGATTTTGTCGTATTGGCACGCTATATGCAAATTATCACACCTCGGATAATAGCTGCTTACAAAAATAAGATCATCAACATTCACCATTCTTTTTTACCTGCTTTTCCTGGTGCTAAGCCGTATCATTCTGCTTTCAAACGTGGGGTAAAAATTATTGGTGCAACAAGCCATTATGTAACCGAAGAATTAGACGAAGGTCCAATTATCGAACAAGACATTACCCGTGTTTCACACAGTCATTCTATTGAAGATTTTATCATGAAGGGACGCGACTTAGAACGAATGGTTTTGGCAAGAGCCATAAAACTACATGCTGAACGAAAAACTATTGTGTACAATAACAAAACAGTCGTTTTTGCTTAG
- a CDS encoding alpha/beta fold hydrolase — MINYTLYENKDSNQWVTFVHGAGGSSSIWFKQIRDFQKEYNVLLLDLRGHGESKTNLKKAFKQKYTFSALANDILEVLNHLKIEKSHFVGISLGTILIRQLAEMYPERVQSMSMGGAILKMNFRSQILMFVGNVFKYILPYLVLYRFFAFVIMPNKNHKQSRILFINEAKKLYQKEFIKWFKLTAEINPVLRWFRQVELNIPTLYVMGEEDYMFLPAVRKVVASHYRSSTLCVIQNSGHVVNVEQPILFNSEVLSFIKINQ; from the coding sequence TTGATTAATTATACCTTATACGAGAATAAAGACAGCAACCAATGGGTGACTTTTGTCCATGGGGCTGGAGGTAGTTCGTCTATTTGGTTCAAACAAATTCGTGATTTTCAAAAAGAATACAATGTATTATTATTGGATTTGCGAGGGCATGGAGAGTCGAAAACCAACTTAAAAAAGGCGTTCAAACAGAAATATACTTTTTCGGCTTTGGCCAATGATATCTTAGAAGTATTGAATCATTTGAAAATTGAGAAATCACACTTTGTAGGGATTTCGTTAGGGACAATTTTAATTCGCCAGTTGGCCGAAATGTACCCAGAACGCGTGCAAAGTATGAGTATGGGTGGTGCTATTTTGAAAATGAATTTTCGTTCTCAAATCTTAATGTTTGTGGGGAATGTGTTCAAATATATTTTACCTTATTTGGTGTTGTATCGTTTTTTTGCCTTTGTTATTATGCCGAATAAAAATCATAAGCAATCTCGAATTCTATTCATCAACGAGGCGAAGAAATTGTATCAAAAAGAGTTTATTAAATGGTTTAAATTGACTGCTGAGATTAATCCGGTGTTGCGATGGTTTCGACAAGTAGAATTGAATATTCCAACTTTGTATGTAATGGGTGAGGAAGATTATATGTTTTTACCCGCAGTTCGTAAGGTGGTTGCGAGTCATTACCGTAGTTCTACACTCTGTGTGATTCAAAATTCAGGTCATGTGGTCAATGTAGAACAGCCAATTCTTTTTAATTCGGAAGTGCTGTCTTTCATAAAAATAAATCAATAA
- the pyrF gene encoding orotidine-5'-phosphate decarboxylase produces the protein MTTQQLIDQIQAKKSFLCVGLDVDLNKIPQHVLETEDPIFEFNKAIIDATHDLAVAYKPNTAFYEAYGIKGWLSLEKTIRYINENYPDIFTIADAKRGDIGNTSSMYAKAFFEDLNFDSVTVAPYMGKDSVEPFLAFEDKHTIMLALTSNEGAFDFQTLNVNGTELYKQVLKTSKTWKNSHNLMYVVGATKAEYFTEIRKIIPDSFLLVPGVGAQGGSLSEVCKYGMNANVGLLINSSRAIIYASTGIDFAEKARAEALQMQQEMQAILG, from the coding sequence ATGACAACACAACAATTAATTGATCAAATTCAAGCTAAAAAATCATTCCTGTGTGTGGGTTTGGATGTCGATTTGAATAAGATTCCGCAACACGTATTGGAAACAGAAGATCCTATTTTTGAATTCAATAAAGCGATTATTGACGCAACGCATGATTTAGCTGTAGCCTATAAGCCTAATACTGCTTTTTATGAAGCGTATGGAATTAAAGGTTGGTTGTCGTTAGAAAAAACAATTCGGTATATCAACGAAAATTATCCTGATATTTTTACCATTGCCGATGCAAAAAGAGGCGATATTGGAAATACGTCTTCGATGTATGCTAAAGCATTCTTTGAAGATTTGAATTTTGATTCGGTAACCGTGGCGCCGTATATGGGTAAAGATTCGGTAGAACCATTTTTGGCTTTTGAAGACAAACACACCATTATGTTAGCGTTAACTTCCAATGAAGGGGCGTTTGATTTTCAAACTTTGAATGTGAATGGAACCGAATTGTATAAGCAAGTTTTAAAAACATCCAAAACTTGGAAAAACAGTCATAACTTGATGTATGTTGTGGGTGCTACTAAAGCAGAATATTTCACTGAGATTCGGAAAATTATTCCGGATAGTTTCTTGTTAGTTCCAGGAGTAGGAGCGCAGGGAGGAAGTTTATCTGAAGTTTGTAAATACGGAATGAATGCAAATGTTGGCTTGTTGATTAATTCGTCAAGAGCCATTATTTATGCGTCTACTGGAATTGATTTTGCCGAAAAAGCAAGAGCTGAAGCCTTACAAATGCAACAAGAAATGCAAGCTATTTTAGGCTAA
- the prfA gene encoding peptide chain release factor 1, producing MLDRLQIVKQRFDEISDLIIQPDVIADQKRYVQLNQEYKGLKALADKRDEYVLLMANIDEANEIIADGSDAEMVEMAKMQLDEAKERLPELEEEIKFLLIPKDPEDAKNVMVEVRAGTGGDEASIFAGDLFRMYTKYCESRGWRTSVVDMNEGTSGGFKEIIFEVTGEDVYGTLKFEAGVHRVQRVPQTETQGRVHTSAATVMVLPEAEEFDVQIDMNDVRVDFFCSSGPGGQSVNTTKSAVRLTHIPTGLVAQCQDEKSQHKNKDKALTVLRSRLYEMELAKKQEEDASKRSSQVSSGDRSAKIRTYNYAQGRVTDHRIGLTLYDLGNIMNGDIQKIIDELQLVNNTEKLKASEVF from the coding sequence ATGTTAGATAGACTTCAGATAGTAAAACAACGTTTTGATGAGATTTCGGATTTGATTATTCAACCCGATGTAATTGCTGATCAAAAACGGTATGTGCAATTGAATCAAGAATACAAAGGTTTGAAAGCCTTGGCTGATAAACGCGACGAGTATGTTTTGTTAATGGCTAATATTGACGAGGCTAACGAAATTATTGCTGATGGATCAGATGCTGAAATGGTGGAAATGGCCAAAATGCAATTAGACGAAGCTAAAGAGCGCTTGCCAGAATTAGAAGAAGAAATCAAATTCCTATTGATTCCGAAAGATCCTGAAGATGCTAAAAATGTAATGGTGGAGGTTCGTGCGGGAACAGGTGGTGATGAGGCAAGTATTTTTGCTGGCGATTTGTTTCGTATGTACACGAAATATTGTGAAAGTAGAGGGTGGAGAACTTCAGTGGTGGACATGAACGAAGGAACTTCGGGAGGATTTAAAGAGATTATTTTTGAAGTAACTGGCGAAGATGTGTACGGAACTTTGAAGTTTGAAGCGGGAGTGCATCGTGTGCAACGTGTACCACAAACAGAAACTCAAGGACGTGTGCATACATCAGCCGCTACGGTAATGGTGTTGCCAGAAGCGGAAGAATTTGACGTGCAAATTGATATGAATGATGTTCGTGTGGATTTCTTTTGTTCGTCAGGACCTGGCGGACAATCGGTAAATACAACGAAATCAGCAGTTCGTTTGACGCACATTCCAACAGGATTGGTAGCGCAGTGTCAGGATGAAAAATCACAACATAAAAATAAAGATAAGGCGTTAACAGTTTTACGTTCTCGTTTGTACGAAATGGAATTGGCTAAGAAACAAGAAGAAGATGCTTCAAAGCGTTCTTCACAAGTAAGTTCAGGAGACCGTTCGGCTAAAATTCGCACCTATAATTATGCGCAAGGTCGTGTAACTGATCACCGTATTGGGTTGACTTTATATGATTTGGGTAACATTATGAATGGTGACATTCAGAAAATTATAGACGAATTGCAATTAGTAAACAATACGGAGAAATTAAAAGCCAGTGAAGTTTTTTAG
- a CDS encoding DUF6265 family protein has translation MRQFILFSLFSLLLFSCTTTSKNEKIKASEWLIGQWENRSEEGILTENWIKSNDSTLTAESFFIKGKDTLHFETIRLVEKKGELVYETIIKGQNNDKPILFPLISETENELVFENLQNDYPQKIKYQHHSKSVITIAISGTQAKKVVSEQFKMAKVK, from the coding sequence ATGCGTCAATTCATTCTTTTTTCATTATTTAGTTTACTACTATTTTCTTGTACTACTACTTCTAAAAACGAAAAAATAAAAGCTTCTGAATGGCTTATCGGTCAATGGGAAAATAGATCAGAAGAAGGAATCTTAACTGAAAATTGGATCAAATCCAACGACAGTACCTTAACAGCAGAATCATTTTTTATCAAAGGAAAAGACACCTTGCATTTTGAAACCATCCGTTTAGTAGAAAAAAAGGGAGAGCTAGTTTATGAAACTATTATCAAAGGACAAAACAACGACAAACCTATTTTGTTCCCATTAATTTCAGAAACAGAAAATGAATTGGTTTTTGAAAACCTTCAAAACGACTATCCACAAAAAATCAAATACCAACATCATTCAAAATCGGTTATTACCATTGCTATCTCAGGAACTCAAGCTAAAAAAGTAGTATCTGAGCAATTCAAAATGGCGAAAGTAAAATAG
- a CDS encoding TonB-dependent receptor codes for MKKQINILIITLISSLCCYAQEIGAIEGTIISKDGYPLSGVSIKLGKKNSISKTDDKGMFRFDNFPVGLHTITIEAEGLKKQTQDIKVVANEINKVTFTLEEQMETLREIVIVIKESPNKRKVSAVRSGLKPMDIPQSIQIIDNEIIAQQQAIRLSEVIKNANGVYVGSARGGAQESFWSRGYDMTANNMFKNGFRYNAGSIPEVSSLEKVEFLKGGSALLYGNVAPGGILNLVTKTPTFKKGGEIAIQSGSFAFYKPSIDFYGPLNKSIAYRFNGSYENSESFRNVVKRERYYINPSFLFNLNAKTQLTIQGDFMNDNWTPDFGTILIGKQIYNVGRSNYYGALWSNGNTKTTSASALLNHSLNKNWKLNFNSSYQNYDREWKGTERIQITNPNGTWSRPLGQYKNLEAILGEQISLQGCFKTGSIKHQTFSGIDFENSIATANTFVFSPANYDTINVFTFEPNNQATTEPNAVNTRKVITTTNRFGIYAQDLISFNEKFKILAGIRWSWQEAQAATHNLLASPVTITKGINLKDKAFSPKIGLIYQPDKNSSLFASYSNSFTPNTGTTVDLKPIAASIIDQYEIGVKKDFWNGILSTNVTVYQITNSNLAQTAEFKADGVTRNTDTTIKVLNGATKSKGIEIDITAKPFEGVNINAGYSYNDSRFTKTSISNGSFIQGDRLVRTPVNTANLSFFYNIPTGKLKGLSIGAIGNYIGDRFGGWNDQYVVNATTGAVTINDRDIPLSGYTTVDISAGYTWEKWSILCKLSNITNELNYTVHENYSVNPIAPRQIMTSIKYKF; via the coding sequence ATGAAGAAGCAAATCAACATTCTAATTATCACATTAATCTCAAGCCTCTGTTGCTACGCACAAGAAATAGGTGCAATTGAAGGTACGATTATTTCCAAAGATGGTTATCCTCTTTCGGGCGTTTCCATTAAATTAGGGAAGAAAAACTCAATCTCTAAAACCGATGATAAAGGTATGTTTCGATTTGACAACTTTCCTGTTGGTTTACACACAATTACCATTGAAGCTGAAGGTTTAAAAAAACAAACACAAGACATAAAAGTAGTCGCCAATGAAATTAACAAAGTGACATTTACTTTAGAAGAGCAAATGGAAACACTCAGGGAAATCGTAATCGTAATAAAAGAAAGTCCAAATAAACGAAAAGTAAGTGCAGTACGTTCTGGCTTGAAGCCAATGGATATTCCACAGAGTATACAGATTATTGATAACGAAATTATTGCACAACAACAAGCTATTCGACTAAGCGAAGTGATTAAAAATGCCAATGGTGTTTATGTGGGTTCAGCTCGTGGCGGAGCTCAAGAATCTTTTTGGTCTAGAGGCTATGACATGACAGCAAACAATATGTTTAAAAACGGTTTTCGATATAATGCAGGTTCTATTCCAGAGGTGTCTTCTCTAGAAAAAGTTGAATTTTTAAAAGGTGGATCAGCTTTATTGTATGGAAATGTAGCTCCCGGCGGAATCTTAAATTTGGTTACCAAAACGCCAACTTTCAAAAAAGGTGGTGAAATTGCTATACAGTCAGGAAGTTTTGCTTTTTACAAACCATCAATTGATTTTTATGGACCATTAAACAAATCCATTGCCTACCGATTCAATGGTTCCTATGAAAATTCGGAAAGTTTTAGAAATGTAGTCAAAAGAGAACGCTATTATATCAATCCTTCTTTCTTATTTAATTTGAATGCAAAAACACAGCTTACCATACAAGGAGATTTTATGAATGACAATTGGACTCCTGATTTTGGAACAATATTAATTGGAAAACAAATTTACAATGTAGGTAGAAGCAATTACTATGGGGCTTTATGGTCTAATGGAAACACAAAAACAACCAGCGCCTCTGCCCTATTGAACCATTCATTAAACAAAAATTGGAAGCTTAATTTCAATTCGTCTTACCAAAATTATGATCGTGAATGGAAAGGGACAGAACGCATTCAAATTACCAATCCAAACGGGACTTGGAGCCGTCCTTTAGGACAATATAAAAACCTAGAAGCTATTTTGGGCGAACAAATCAGTTTGCAAGGATGTTTCAAAACAGGAAGCATCAAACACCAAACTTTTTCAGGAATTGACTTTGAAAATTCAATAGCAACGGCTAATACATTTGTATTTTCACCTGCCAATTATGATACTATAAACGTCTTTACATTTGAACCAAACAATCAAGCAACTACTGAACCAAACGCAGTTAATACACGTAAGGTCATTACTACTACCAACCGTTTTGGAATATATGCTCAAGATTTGATTTCGTTTAATGAAAAATTTAAAATCCTTGCTGGTATCCGTTGGTCGTGGCAAGAAGCACAAGCTGCAACTCACAACTTACTTGCAAGTCCTGTAACCATTACAAAAGGAATAAATTTAAAAGACAAAGCCTTCTCACCCAAAATTGGATTAATCTACCAACCTGATAAAAATTCGTCATTATTTGCAAGTTATTCCAATTCGTTTACTCCAAATACAGGAACTACAGTAGATTTAAAACCAATTGCTGCATCCATTATTGATCAATATGAAATAGGTGTTAAAAAAGATTTTTGGAACGGAATATTGAGTACCAATGTTACGGTGTATCAAATAACCAATAGTAATTTAGCACAAACCGCCGAGTTCAAAGCCGATGGCGTTACTCGAAATACCGATACAACAATTAAAGTATTAAATGGAGCAACCAAAAGCAAAGGGATAGAAATTGATATTACAGCCAAACCATTTGAAGGTGTAAATATTAATGCTGGATACAGTTATAATGATAGTCGTTTTACTAAAACCTCTATAAGCAACGGTAGTTTCATTCAAGGAGATAGACTAGTTCGAACTCCAGTTAATACTGCTAACTTAAGTTTCTTTTATAACATTCCTACAGGAAAACTAAAAGGACTTTCTATTGGAGCTATTGGAAACTATATTGGAGATCGTTTTGGTGGTTGGAACGATCAATATGTAGTAAATGCTACCACTGGTGCTGTAACAATTAATGATAGAGACATTCCTCTTTCAGGCTATACAACAGTAGATATTTCAGCAGGTTATACTTGGGAAAAATGGAGTATTTTATGTAAACTTTCTAATATCACAAACGAACTTAACTATACTGTTCACGAAAATTATAGCGTTAATCCAATTGCTCCTCGCCAAATTATGACTAGCATTAAATACAAATTCTAA
- a CDS encoding PepSY-associated TM helix domain-containing protein, translating into MKKINWRDLHRDLGYFYIGLIVSFAFSGLLMNHREMWHPEKYTIETKTIEVKLPAESDINEKYAEDLGKQLGIEGKMRRHMVKKGEFRMSFENQDIEIDLKTGKGEIISFLKTPLISQTMQLHKNTSNFWIYYSDIFAISLIIIALTGTIMIKAGKFSWKQRGWKLAVAGIIFPLLFLFLLG; encoded by the coding sequence ATGAAAAAAATTAATTGGAGAGACTTACACAGAGATTTAGGGTATTTTTATATCGGACTAATTGTTTCCTTTGCCTTTTCTGGACTTCTAATGAATCACCGTGAAATGTGGCACCCTGAAAAATATACTATTGAAACTAAAACCATTGAAGTTAAATTACCTGCTGAAAGTGATATCAACGAAAAATATGCCGAAGATTTAGGCAAACAACTAGGTATAGAGGGTAAAATGAGACGTCATATGGTTAAAAAAGGAGAATTCAGAATGTCTTTCGAAAACCAAGATATAGAAATTGACCTCAAAACTGGTAAGGGTGAAATTATCTCATTCTTAAAAACTCCACTTATCAGTCAAACTATGCAATTGCATAAGAACACCTCAAATTTTTGGATTTACTATTCAGATATATTTGCAATAAGCCTAATTATCATTGCCTTAACTGGAACTATTATGATCAAAGCAGGTAAATTCAGTTGGAAACAGCGCGGTTGGAAACTAGCCGTTGCCGGAATTATTTTTCCTCTACTTTTCTTATTTTTATTAGGTTAA